The proteins below come from a single Alkalispirochaeta americana genomic window:
- a CDS encoding winged helix-turn-helix domain-containing protein, whose amino-acid sequence MTWMNEPKGGAGMGPNMMQDMMHKGMGMCKEVMDNSMYATPEIRALFEDWSLDVEKQIIGHLADEDNVDVNELADKVGVSLNSLFFFLTRLANKGKIRVQDVKMELIDPE is encoded by the coding sequence ATGACCTGGATGAATGAACCGAAAGGAGGCGCCGGGATGGGGCCGAATATGATGCAAGACATGATGCACAAGGGCATGGGCATGTGTAAGGAAGTGATGGACAACTCCATGTATGCAACGCCGGAGATAAGAGCTCTCTTCGAAGATTGGTCTCTGGATGTGGAAAAGCAGATTATCGGACACTTGGCAGACGAAGACAACGTTGATGTGAACGAATTGGCCGACAAAGTGGGCGTGAGCCTCAATAGCCTATTTTTCTTTCTCACCAGGCTTGCCAATAAAGGAAAGATACGCGTGCAAGACGTGAAGATGGAGCTTATTGATCCCGAATAG